In Paenibacillus sp. 1781tsa1, one DNA window encodes the following:
- the rplR gene encoding 50S ribosomal protein L18, with amino-acid sequence MITKQDKNKARLKRHLRVRKKIQGTAARPRLNVFRSGKHMYAQIIDDVAGVTIASASTVDKELSTDIKNGASVESARKVGELVAKRAKDKGVSNIVFDRSGYLYHGRIAALAEAAREAGLEF; translated from the coding sequence ATGATTACGAAACAAGATAAAAACAAGGCTCGTCTGAAAAGACACCTGCGTGTTCGTAAGAAAATCCAAGGAACGGCAGCACGTCCTCGTTTGAACGTATTCCGTTCTGGTAAACATATGTATGCTCAAATCATCGATGATGTTGCTGGTGTAACAATCGCTTCCGCGTCTACTGTAGACAAAGAATTGAGCACTGACATCAAAAATGGTGCATCTGTTGAATCAGCTCGTAAAGTTGGCGAACTCGTTGCTAAACGTGCGAAAGACAAAGGTGTTTCCAACATCGTATTTGACCGTAGCGGATATCTGTACCATGGTCGTATCGCAGCTTTGGCTGAAGCGGCTCGTGAAGCAGGACTTGAGTTTTAA
- the rplF gene encoding 50S ribosomal protein L6, which yields MSRIGRKPITVPSGVDITLDNTVITVKGPKGTLTRELHKDMKVTVENNEITVVRPSDNKTHRSLHGTTRSVVNNMVSGVTEGFAKSLELVGVGYRASKSGDKIVLNVGYSHPVEITPEAGIEFEVPSNTKIIVRGIDKERVGAYAAKIRSVREPEPYKGKGIKYEGERIIRKEGKAGKKK from the coding sequence ATGTCTCGTATTGGTCGCAAACCAATCACAGTACCAAGTGGTGTAGACATCACCCTGGACAACACCGTTATTACGGTAAAAGGACCAAAAGGAACTTTGACTCGTGAGCTTCATAAAGACATGAAGGTTACAGTTGAAAATAACGAAATCACAGTTGTGCGTCCTTCCGATAACAAAACTCACCGTTCTTTGCACGGCACAACGCGTAGCGTTGTAAACAATATGGTGAGCGGCGTTACTGAAGGATTCGCGAAATCTCTGGAATTGGTTGGGGTCGGATATCGTGCAAGCAAATCCGGAGATAAAATCGTTCTGAACGTTGGTTACTCTCACCCGGTTGAAATTACACCGGAAGCGGGAATTGAATTCGAAGTACCTTCGAATACAAAAATCATCGTTCGCGGAATCGACAAAGAGCGTGTAGGTGCTTACGCTGCTAAAATCCGTTCCGTACGTGAACCTGAGCCGTACAAAGGTAAAGGTATTAAATATGAAGGCGAGCGTATCATCCGTAAGGAAGGTAAAGCCGGTAAGAAGAAATAA
- the rpsH gene encoding 30S ribosomal protein S8 has product MTMSDPIADMLTRIRNANTVRHETVEMPASTMKKQIADILKREGFIRDAEVIDDNKQGIIRVFLKYGQNNERVITGLKRISKPGLRVYTKSNEVPRVLGGLGIAIISTSKGIMTDKEARQSKSGGEVVCYVW; this is encoded by the coding sequence ATGACTATGTCTGATCCAATTGCAGATATGCTTACTCGTATTCGTAACGCGAACACTGTTCGTCACGAAACGGTAGAAATGCCTGCTTCGACAATGAAAAAACAAATCGCCGACATCCTGAAGCGTGAAGGTTTCATCCGTGACGCTGAAGTTATCGATGATAACAAACAAGGGATTATCCGTGTTTTCCTGAAATACGGTCAAAATAACGAGCGCGTTATCACTGGTCTGAAAAGAATCAGTAAACCTGGTCTTCGTGTTTACACGAAAAGCAACGAAGTACCTCGTGTACTTGGTGGCCTGGGAATCGCGATCATCTCGACATCTAAAGGTATCATGACGGACAAAGAAGCTCGTCAATCGAAATCCGGCGGAGAAGTCGTTTGCTACGTTTGGTAA